The genomic stretch CCGCGGCACGATCGCCGCCAACCTGAGGAGCGGATCCGGCTTCCAGCCCAGCGCCTGTTCGGTTGCGATTAGTCCCGGGATGGCATCGATACCCCATTTCTCCGTTTCCGGCAGAATCGCCGTGAGTACACCCGCCTGTCGCATCCACAAGAGTGCACGACCCGGATCTTCAGCGGACAGCAGCTTCTTCATTTCCGCCCAGATGCGCTCCGCCGACAGCAGGGACAGCTTGTCGCGCGCCCGCGCCGAAGCCTTCAGGCCCGCAGCATCCGGACGCCCGCCGCCGTAGAACGCGAAGAAGCGGAAAAAGCGCAGCACGCGCAGGTAATCTTCAGCGATCCGCTGGTCGGCATCGCCGATGAAACGCACGGTCTTCGTCTCGATGTCCTTGAGACCGTCGACCAGATCGACCACCTCGCCATCCTGACCGACGTAAAGCGCGTTGATTGTCAGGTCGCGACGCATGGCATCCTCCTGCCAGTCCGCCCCGAAGGCCACTTGCGCCCGCCGCCCGTCCGTCTCGACATCATGGCGAAGCGTCGTCACTTCATAGCCCTTCCCGTCGATGACCAGCGTCACCGTCCCATGCTCGATCCCGGTCGGCACGGCCTTGATACCCGCCGCTTCCGCCCGCGACACCACCTCTTGCGGAGCCAGCGTTGTTGCGAGATCGATATCGCCGACCGGCAGACCCATCAGGCTGTTGCGCACGGCACCACCGACAACGCGCACCTCGCCGCCGTCAGCATTGAGAAGTTCGAACAGCCGGGTGACGGCAGCGCTCTTGAACCAGTCCTCGCCGGACAAGTTGGTCATGCATAAAGCCTTTCATAGAGTGTGCGGATAAGCCCGGCGGTAATGCCCCATATCCTCCGCTCGCCATAGGGCATGACGTAGAAGCGCCGCATCGCGCCAGCCAGCATCCGGCTATCCTGAGAATGGTTGGAAGGGTCCATCAGGAAGGAGAGCGGCACTTCGAACACGCTCTCCACCTCGTCGGGATTGGGCGTAATCGTATAGCCCGGACGAACGACGGCCAGCACAGGCTGGATCCGGAACCCCGTACCGGTCAGGCTTTGCGGCAACCGTCCGACGGTTTCGACAAAACGCCGGTCGAGCCCGATCTCCTCTTCCGCTTCGCGAAGCGCGGCCTCTTCCGGGGTCTGATCCGTGTCATCGATCCCGCCCCCCGGAAACGCGATCTGGCCTGCATGCTGGCGCAGCTTGGATGTCCGCTGGGTCAGGATGATCCGGGCGTCTTGATCATCGTCGATGACGCCGATGAGCACCGCAGCATCCTTGAGCGGCATATCCTGTATGACGAGATCCACATGGCCGTTCAAAGCGTGATTGCCATGATGTTCCCAACCATGGTCGAGCGGCGCGCCGACATGTTCAAGCGCCCGCCGACGGAAATCGGATGCCGAAAAAATCAGTTGTGTCATCTGGCAAGCCTGTCGAGCTCGTCCATCGGCATGATTGGGAAAACTGCAGAACCCGAGCGGATGGCAAACATCGCTTTACCTTCGATCTCCACCGGCTCTCCGAGCTCGACGAGATCATACATCACAGCGCGCGACACCAGCGCCTCCAGTCGGCCCCGCACATGCAGATAGGGCTTGAGCGCATGATCCTCCCCCTCGAATACAAACCGAAGCGGATGCTCCGGCCCAGCCTCCACGACATCGCCGACATTCGTCCGGAAGGTCAGCACCTGCTGGTCATCTTGCGCGCTCGCCGTCATCTCGACAGCCACGAAATGCGCATCCTGAACGCGTATCCCCACCTTTTCCACAGGCGTAACGAGATAGGTCTTGCCATCTGCATCCTTGCGCAGAACAGTCGAAAACAACCGGACAAGGGCTTCGCGTCCGATCGGTGTTCCCATGTAGAACCAGGTCCCATCGGCCCTGATTTCCATGTCGAGATCGCCGCAGAACGCAGGCTCCCAGCGATCAACGGGCGGCAGCGATCCCTTCGCGCCAGCCGTTTGCGCCTGGGCACGCGAGATCATCGCGGCAAGCCCGGCAGCATCGGTTGTCGATTTCAGAGTATGGTCCGCCATGTTTGCGTCTCTGTTGTTGTCTACAAGCCTTCACGGTCACGAGATAGTCATTCAGGACAAGCTTGTCAGCCGCCGATGCGCTAATAAGTTATTTTGATGTGAGGCGGATCCCTGATGCGGGCGATTCGTCGGGCCGGGCAAACCAACTGGAGTTGACCATGGGCATGATGCCGAATCCGGAAAACGCAGCAGACGAAAAGGCGATCATCGAAGCCGCCGAAAAGGCGCTGGCCGATATTGCTGCTGTCCGCAAGGAAGTGTCGAAAGTCATCTTCGGGCAGGAAAAGGTGGTCGAAAACACGCTGCTTGCCATTCTTTCCGGCGGTCACGCACTGCTGGTCGGCGTTCCTGGCCTTGCCAAGACAAAACTCGTCACAACGCTCGGTGGTGTTCTCGGGCTCAACGCCAACCGTATCCAGTTCACGCCGGATCTGATGCCGTCCGATATCATCGGCACCGAGGTGATGGATCAGGATGACACCGGTCGCCGCTCCTTCCGCTTCGTCAAGGGCCCCGTTTTCGCCCAGCTGCTGATGGCCGATGAGATCAACCGCGCCAGCCCGCGCACCCAGTCGGCCCTTCTGCAATCCATGCAGGAATATCACGTCACGATCGCCGGGCAGCGCTATGACCTGCCTGCCCCCTTCCACGTTCTGGCAACACAGAACCCGCTGGAGCAGGAAGGCACCTATCCTCTGCCTGAAGCGCAGCTCGACCGCTTCCTGCTGCAGGTCGATGTGGGCTATCCGGAACTCGCCGCCGAGCGGCAGATCCTCCTCGACACCACTGGTGTCAGCGAGGGTCGTGCTTCGAGCGTTCTCGACAGCGCCCGACTCATCGAGATCCAGAAACTCATCCGCCAGATGCCAGTTTCCGATACGGTGGTCGATGCCATCCTGTCGCTCGTCCGCTCCGCCCGTCCCGGCCATGGCAATGCCATGACGGACAAGAACGTCGCCTGGGGCCCCGGCCCGCGTGCCGGCCAGTCGCTGATGCTCTGCGCCCGCGCCCGCGCACTTTACGAAGGCCGCCTCGCCCCCTCCATCGATGATGTGCATGCGCTGGCAGAACCGGTTCTTCAGCATCGCATGGCCCTAACCTTCCCCGCCCGCGCCGAAGGCATGTCGGTGCGCGATGTCATCGCTGGCCTCGTCAGCAACCTGAAGGCATAGGAGAAGTCGTAAACGTGGCATCCATCGGCCAGATTGTCGAACAAACCCCAGGCAGCGAGGTCCTGAAGCGCGCCCGTCAGCGCGCCGTGCTCGTGCCCGATTGCCTGGTGGAGGCGCGCCGGATTGCCAATACGGTCATTGCCGGCTGGCATGGCCGACGCAAGCGTGGAGTGGGCGAAAACTTCTGGCAGTTCCGCCCCTATGCCGAAGGCGAGAGCTTCTCGCGCATCGACTGGCGCCGCTCTGCCCGTGACGACCACACCTATGTCCGTGACCTGGAATGGGAAGCAGCCCACACTGTCTGGCTCTGGGCCGATCTGTCGCCCTCAATGATGTACAAGTCGACGCTGTCCCCCGTTTCCAAGGAAAGCCGGGCGCTCGTCCTGATGCTGGCCTTGGCCGAAGTTTTGGCACGCTCCGGCGAACGCATCGGTTGCCCCGGCATCATGGAACCGGTTTCCGCCCGCAATGCTGCCGAACGACTGGCAACGGCCATCATGCATGCGCCCCCGAGCGCCGGCCTGCCGGAGACGGGCATGATCCGAGGCGCGAGCGATATTGTCCTGATCGGCGACTTCCTTGATGATGCCGATACGGTCATGGAACGCATCTCGCCGCTCGCCCGCCGTGGTTTGCGCGGCCATGTGATCGAGATCGCCGATCCGGCGGAAGAGACCTTCCCCTATAGCGGCCGAACCGAATTCACCGATCCAGAAACGGGGGAAAAGCTCGTTTCCGGTCGGGCAGAGAGCCTGCGCGAGGAATATCAGCGGGCCTATATCGCCCGCCGCGACAACATCGGGGAAGCCTTGAGGCGCATGGGCTGGAGCTTCATGTTCCATCGCACTGACAGCCTTGCCTCCGAAGCGCTGGTCGCAGTGCATATGCATCTTTCGGGACAGGGTCCCGGCCTGGCAAGGAGCTGAGCCGATGTTCTCCCTTCCCCTCGCCTTTGGCGCTCCCGCAATCCTTATCGCTCTCGCTGCCCTTCCGCTCATCTGGTGGCTGCTGAAGCTCACGCCGCCGCGCCCCAAGGCGGAGGTCTTCCCGCCGCTTCGCATTCTCGCAAGCGTCCTGAAACGTGAAGAGACGCCCTCGAAAAGCCCGTGGTGGCTGACGCTCTTGCGCATGCTGATTGCGGCACTGGTCATTCTGGCGCTGGCAGATCCCGTTCTCAATCCGCGCACGGCAAGTCTCTCGACGGACGGTCCGCTGGTGCTGGTTGTCGACAACAGCTGGGCAACGGCGACCGACTGGGACAACCGGGTCGCAACGGCAGAGGCGCTGATTGGCGACGCCAGTGACCGCGACGTCCCCGTGTCGGTTGTTTTCACCGCCGATGTAACCCACGATGCCGTACCCGGCACCGCTGCGTTGGCTCTGGAGAAACTGGCGGCAGCCGAGCCCAAGCCGCTGCGCCCGGATCGTGCACGCACGCTCTCCGCCCTGCGCACAGGCCTGTCCGGCGAAGCGCCAGGGACCCTCGTCTTTATCACCGATGGACTGGCAACAGACGAACAGGAAAGCGCAATCGCCGATCTGGCTGCCCTTCAACCGCAGGAGCTGCGCCTGATCGAAGCCGGCGGCGGTGGGCCCGTCGCTATCACCAGTGCGACGAATGGGTCCGATGCGCTGACGGTGACCCTTGCGCGCCTGAATGCGGAAGAGCCGCTCAGCCTCGTCATCGATGCTCAGGATCGCCAGGGCCGTGTTATCGCCAATGGAACGGTTTCCTTTGCCGCCGGTGAGAGCGTGGCATCCGGAGCGGTTGCCGCCCCGTTTGAGCTACGCAACGATTTTGCCCGCCTGTCGATTGCCGGGGCAGCGAATGCCGGCGCCACCCATTTGCTGGATGATGGTTTCCGCCGACGGAAGGTGGCCATTGTCTCGGGTGACAGCGGGGATGGCTTCCAGCCATTGCTGTCGCAGCTCTTTTACATCGAGCGGGCGCTAACGCCCTATGCCGATCTCCTGAAGCCAAATGATACCGATCTGTCGATTGCACTTCCCGAGCTTCTGCGACAGAATCCATCGGCCATCGTCCTCGCCGATGTCGGTCGCCTGCCGGCCGATGTGTATGAACCGGTGGAGCAATGGATTGCAGAAGGTGGCACGCTCATTCGCTTTGCCGGCCCACGCCTTGCCGCAGCCCCAGTCGGTGACCCGCTCGTCCCCGTCATTCTGCGCCAGGGCGAACGCGCTCTTGGCGGCGCCCTTTCATGGGCCGAGCCGCAGCCGCTGGCCGATTTCCCGAACTTCGGCCCCTTCGCCGGTATGGCACGCCCCGAGGGCATCCTGATCAAGCGTCAGGTCCTGGCTGAACCGACGCCGGACCTTGCCGAACGGACCTGGGCAAGTCTTGCTGATGGCACGCCACTCGTCACCGTTGAAGAAACAGGCGCAGGCCGCGTCGTTCTTTTTCATGTCAGCGCCGAAGCCACTTGGTCCGACCTGCCGATTTCCGGCGAATTCGTTGAGATGCTGCGCCGGATCGTGCAATTGACCCGTGTTGGTGCAGCCGCAACGGAACCGGGCCAGACAACAGCGCCCAGCCTGTCCCCCTTCCGCCTTCTGACTGCCCAGGGCGCACTGGTTTCGGATGCCGGCACGGCCAAGCCGCTGATCATTGGCCCGGACCAACCGCAATCTGCAACCTTTGACAATCCGCCGGGCCTTTACGGAACGGAAGACGGTTTTGTGGCGCTCAATTTGCTGCCTGCCGAGACACAACTTCTGCCGATCCCGACCGATGGAATTGCAGCACTCAGCCGCGCCCCCATGGCCGGAACGGCAGCGACCCCACTGAAGCCCGGTCTTTTGACATTCGCCTTCCTGCTTCTGGTCATCGATAGCCTCGTCGTGCTCTTCATGGGCGGCGCCTTCGCCCGCCTGCCAAGACGCGCGCCAGCAGCAGCAGCCATGGCATTGATACTCGCCGCTGCCACAGTCCTCGTGCCAGGCGCAACACGCGCTCAGACCACAGACCGCCCCGCAACCACCCAGGATCAGAAGCCCGGTGACGAACTGATCCTCGACCGGCTGGACAACACCCACCTCGCCTATGTGATCACAGGCGAGCCCGAGGTTGACCGCATTTCCGAACAGGGGTTGGCGGGTCTGACGCAGTTCCTGACCTACCGCACGACCTTGGAGCCGGCTCCACCAGTCGGCGTCGATATCTCAACAGACGAACTCTCCTTCTATCCGATCATCTTCTGGCCGATCTCGGCCTCCGCCCCGATGCCTTCAGCGGCAGCAATCAGCCGCATCGACGCCTATATGCGCGCGGGCGGCACGGTCCTGCTCGATACCCGCGACCAGTTTTCAAGCCTCGGCGAAGACATCGGCAGCACGGCCAATGGCCAGCGGTTGCAGGCAATCCTTGCCAATATAGATATCCCCCCGCTGGAGCCCGTTCCGTCGGATCACGTGCTGACCCGTGCCTTTTACCTGCTGAATGGTTTCCCAGGTCGCTATAGCGGCAGCCCCCTATGGGTGGAAGCCCGTCAGGAAGCCCAGTCAACGGCAAGCGGCGTTGCCTCCTCCGGCGACGGTGTCTCCCCGATCATGATCACCGGCAACGACCTGATGGGCGCCTGGGCCATCGACGACAACGGAAACTCGGTTCTGCCGATCGTGCCATCAAACGAGTTGCAGCGGGAAATGGCCTTCCGCGCCGGTGTGAATATCATGATGTATATGCTGACGGGCAACTACAAGGCCGACCAGGTCCATGTTCCCGCCCTTCTCGAGCGACTGGGGCAGTGACATGACGATCAGTTTCGTCCCCTTCATTCCCTGGAGCATCATCGCAGCGCTCGCTGCGCTCGCAATCGGCCTCTCGGCTCTCGGTTTCTTCCGCCGCATCCGCGGCACCGCAGTCCGGCTTGCAGCCTCCGCCGCAGTGCTGGCAGCGCTCGCCAACCCTCTGCTGCTGCAGGAAGATCGTGAGGCGCTGACAACCGTCGTGCCCGTGATCGTGGATCGTAGCCAGAGCCAGCAGATCCCGGAACGGATCGCTGCGACCGATCGCGCTGTTGAAGACGTTCGCGAGCGCCTGTCGCGCTTCTCCAACGTCGAACCGCGCATCGTGGAAGTGGCCGATCCCGCGACCTCGGATAGCCCTTCGACCAAACTGTTTGAAGCGCTCAGCACTGCCATTACCGATGTCCCGCCTGCCCGTGTCGGCGGCGCGATCTTCATCAGCGACGGCCAGATCCATGATGTCCCGGCAGGACAGGAGGCGCTCACCTTCAACGCGCCGGTCCATGGCCTGATAACAGGCAAGGCCGGAGAATTTGATCGGCGTATCGAGATCCTGCGCGCACCCCGTTTCGGCATTGTCGACGAGGAACAGGAACTCACCTTCCGCGTCTTTGACGATGGCAGCACGTCCGACCTGCCTGCAGATGTGAATGTGCGCATCAACGGCGAGGATCTGGGCACCATTCCTGCCGAAGTCGGTCGGGAGACACCGTTCGCCTTCCGGGTGCCGCGCGGTGGCAACAATGTCCTGGAATTCTCGGTCGCCGGAACACCCGGTGAAGTCACCGACATCAACAACCGCGCCATCCACCTGATCGAGGGTATTCGCGAGAACCTTCGCGTTCTTCTGGTCTCGGGCGAACCCCATGCAGGCGAGCGGGCATGGCGCAATCTTCTGAAGTCGGATGCCTCCGTCGACCTCGTTCATTTCACCATTCTGCGTCCACCGGAAAAGCAGGATGGCACCCCGATTAATGAACTGTCGCTGATCGCGTTTCCGACGCGCGAACTCTTTGTCGAAAAGATCAATGATTTCGACCTGATCATCTTCGACCGCTATCAACATCGCGGCGTCCTGCCGATCCTTTATTATGACTACATTGCTGAATATGTGCGCAATGGCGGTGCCCTCTTGATTGCGGCAGGCCCCGAGCATGCAGGCGAGGATTCGATTGCGATCACGCCGCTTGCCTCCGTGCTTCCTGCCGCCCCGACCGGCAATGTTCATGAGGCTGGCTTCTATCCGCGCCTCTCTGAACAGGGCGAGCGTCACCCTGTCACCCGTGGTCTTGAAGGCTCGACGGCCGAACCACCCCAATGGGGACGCTGGTTCCGCAGCGTCGATGTCGAGGCGGATGAAGGCGAAACCGTCATGACCGCAGCCGACGGGCGCCCGCTCCTCGTGCTCGACCGCGCCGCCGAGGGTCGTGTCGCCATGCTGCTCTCGGATCAGGGCTGGCTCTGGGCGCGTGGCTTTGAAGGCGGTGGCCCCCATGTCTCGCTTTATCGACGCATCGCCCATTGGCTGATGAAGGAACCTGAGCTGGAAGAAGAGGCGTTGAAGGCGCGGGCCAGCGGTCGCACGCTCGAAATCACCCGCCAGACCATCGGGAACGCTCCCGGCGAGGCAACGATCACCGCTCCTTCCGGCGAAACCAGGACAGTCCCGCTCAGTGAAATCGCACCTGGCCTCTACCGCGCCGAACAACGCATGACCGAGACCGGCCTCTTCACCGTATCCAATGGCGACTTCTCCACCCTCGTCCATGTCGGCGCAGTCGACGCCCCCGAGTTCAAGGCGATGATCTCGACCACAGAGCTCTTGCAGCCCATCGCAAGTGCAACACGTGGCCTGCTAACCCGCCTCGACAATGGCGACGGGGCGGAGCGAATTCCGGATATCCTGCCGGTGCGCGGCGAAATTCGCGTCAGCGACGACCGCCGCATGCTGATCCGCCTGACGGATGAAACAGTGCTGAAAGGCGTCAACACCCTGCCGCTCTTTGCCGGTTTCGCAGGCTTGGCAGCGCTGCTGATGGCGGTCTCTGCAATGTGGTGGCGCGAGGGTCGCTAGACTTAGAAATACCAAGCCGGGATGGCTTCAAGGCAGCCTTCTATTCCTCGTCATCCCGCTTGATCTGCAGTCGGCGCATCTTTTCCCACAAGGTCGTGCGCGAAATGCCGAGGCTTTCGGCGGCCTCTTTGTGAGACCCCTGCGCACGGGCAAGGGCGGCCACGATATGCTGGCGTTCTGCAGCATCCCGCACATCCGAAAGTGACGACCCCGGATCGGCAAGTTCCGGCAGGCTCAGCGCCACAGCGCCCGGCACGCCTTCGGGAAAGAGATCCTCGGCCGTGATCGCCGGCCCATCCGCCAGCGCCACGGCTCGGTCGATGCGGTTGATCAACTCGCGGAAATTGCCGGGCCAGCCATGGCGAACAGTTGCTTCCTGCGCCTCCGGCTCGATTGTAAGATCACCGCGACCCATTTTCGTCGCCGCCGCAACGACCAGCCGCCCAAGCAAAGAAGGGATTTCGTCTCGCCGCTCGCGAAGCGGCGGCAAGGTGCAGGCGATCACATTGATCCGGAACCATAGGTCCTCGCGAAAACCCCCTTCCGCCACCATGGCCTCCAGATTGCGGTTGGTCGCACAGACAAGCCGTGCTTCAAAGCGTCTCGTCTCGCTGCCGCCAAGCCGCCTGAACTCACGGCTTTCGAGAACCCTGAGCAGCTTGACCTGCAAAAGCGGCGACAATTCACCGATTTCATCCAGAAACAGCGTCCCGGCCCCCGACTCTTCACAGTAGCCGCGATGCATGGCGGAGGCCCCGGTAAAGGAACCACGCTCATGACCGAACAGCAGGGAATCGGCAAGATCCGAGGGTAGCGCCCCGCAATTGACGGCAACAAACGGCAAATTCTTGCGCGGCCCCGCTTCATGCACATGCCGGGCGGCCACTTCCTTGCCGGTTCCGGTTTCCCCCAGTAGCAGAACCGGCAGATCGATTTCTGCCGCACGGGCAAGCGTCCGTCCGATCTTTTCAATGGCGGGACTGCCGGAATAGGCATGACCAAGGTCGCCTGCCGCACCCGCCTTTCGCTGACCTATGCCCTGCAGCGTATCGACCAGCCGATCGAGATCGAAAGGTTTGCTGACATAATCCAGCGCACCGTCACGCACCAGACGCACGGCCTGGTCGATGTCGCCATAGGCCGTCATGAAAATCACCGGGACCAGACCAAAACTGGCAAAATGCTCCCGCATCACGGTTTCACCATCGCCATCCGGCAGACGGATATCCGACAGGATGATGTCCGGCGCCGGTCCGGAAAGTGCGCTATGCGCCTCCCCTGCCGTGCGCGCCCATTTCACTTTGAAGCCTTCGAGCTGCAGCCGCTGACGCAGCGATTCACCGAGCGTCACATCGTCCTCGACCACCAGTATCCGCGCACCGCTCATGGTTTCGCTCATCCGCCGGTTCTCTCCCCAGTCACCGAAAGCGTCAGTTGCACGGTGGTACCGGCCCCGTCCACACTGCGGATCGAAAGATCCGCCCCGATCCGCGCCACGAGATTGGCCACCACCCAGATCCCGATGCTTCGCTCGACAGGGATTTCGTTCACCTGCCCGGAAATCATCGCAGCGATCACCTCCGGCGACATGCCGGGTCCCTGATCGGCCACGCTCAGGATCACGGATTGGGCGGCCTCATCCCGGTGCAAACCGACAGTCACCGTCGAGCCTTCCGGCGACGCCCTGACGGCATTCAGCATCAGATTGATCAGGATCTGGCGAAGCGCATCCGCATCGACGACGAACCGGGCAGTCTCATCCAGCGCCCAGGCGAGATTGACCCCCACTCGCCGCGCTTCCGGCGCAATCAGGAGCTCCAGGTCCTTCAGATCGCTGGCCGAGATTTCCTTGCTGCCCGAACGCCGCCGATAGGTCGATAGCGTCACATCCACCACCCGGCCGATACTGTCGAGCCCCGTCTCCAGAAATCGCAGCGTCTCGTCGCGCACATCCTCACGGTCGCCAAATCGCTTCAGTGTGGAGACACCATTCTTGAGGCCGGCCAGAGGGTTGCGCACCTCATGGGCGAGGCTCGCCGCCATCCGTGCCAGAAGACCATCCCGTTCCTGTTGGGCCATCTGCTCCAGCATGGTAACTCGCTGGGCCTCTGATTGCTCGCGCAAGGCAAGCGCTGCCTCCAGCTTTCGCAGCTCGTCACCCCGCCGCCAGGCCGTCTCGCTGGCATTGGTTCCGGTCTGGTCCGCCAGTCTGTCGATGAAGTGATCAAGCGGCTTCAAGGCCCGTCGCGTGATCAGATAAGCCGCAAGCGCTGCAATAATTGCGACGAGAAAATCCACGCCAACCGCCACGCCCGTCACCACGGTCGCGGCGTCCTCGATTGCCGTTGTATCGAAGGTGGCCGCCAGAAAGAGGCGCCCCTCAGCGAGCGCATAACTGCGCGCGACGAGCAGGATGGACCGCTCGGGTACATTGGTCACACTGACGCCATCGGGCCCGAGCGCCTGCGCCTTGGTCAGGGCCGCTTCCAGCAGGTCCCCGTCGCTGTCGGCCAGCACCACCGTGCGCAGATTGCCACCTTTGTCGATCCAGCGCGCGGCCATCGATTCTTCGAGAAGGGCTGTTCGAAAACGAAGAGACGATGCGAGTTTTTCCCGCACCGTCTCTCGAGCATCTTCACCATTGATACCGGCTGCAATATTCCCAGCCACCGCATCGAGAAAGACCAGAGCCTGATCACGCAGACCGGTTTCGTTGCTGGACCTCAACACCGAAATCCCGAGCTGCGTCGTGCCAACGGCCACCACGAACATTGCAACGGCAACGAAGAGTGGCAGTGAGGCAGACAGCGGCAGCTTGCGTCGAACACCTGGAGACATGGTCAAATGCCATAGCGCAATTGCAAGTCAGCCTGCCAGCACTTTGTCACGCGGACTTGGGCTGTCCCTCCATGATCAGGACATCACCCCTCATATCCGGCGCAATGCGGGTCAGCCAATGGCTGCCATACCAGCTGGTGCGCAAGGGACGCGGCGTGCGCCCGAGAACCACAGCCCGAACGCCTTCGATCCCGGCGGGGATCGCACAGTCGGCGCCAGCCGCCGCCACTCTTTCATAGGCAAGCCCGAACCGCTTGGCCGTCTCGGCAAATTCCGGCTCGCCACTCTTGGCGTCGGCAACATGAACCAGCCTGTCGATCTCCCAGAGATTGTTGAGCAATGCCCATTCCACGAGCGCCACGAGATGATCCTCGCCGCAATCGCGCACGACAAGCGTCCGCGCCGTTTCCGGCAGCGGTTTGGCAGCCGCGAAAAGCACGGGGCCGCCATGGGCCTCC from Peteryoungia desertarenae encodes the following:
- a CDS encoding sensor histidine kinase; the encoded protein is MSPGVRRKLPLSASLPLFVAVAMFVVAVGTTQLGISVLRSSNETGLRDQALVFLDAVAGNIAAGINGEDARETVREKLASSLRFRTALLEESMAARWIDKGGNLRTVVLADSDGDLLEAALTKAQALGPDGVSVTNVPERSILLVARSYALAEGRLFLAATFDTTAIEDAATVVTGVAVGVDFLVAIIAALAAYLITRRALKPLDHFIDRLADQTGTNASETAWRRGDELRKLEAALALREQSEAQRVTMLEQMAQQERDGLLARMAASLAHEVRNPLAGLKNGVSTLKRFGDREDVRDETLRFLETGLDSIGRVVDVTLSTYRRRSGSKEISASDLKDLELLIAPEARRVGVNLAWALDETARFVVDADALRQILINLMLNAVRASPEGSTVTVGLHRDEAAQSVILSVADQGPGMSPEVIAAMISGQVNEIPVERSIGIWVVANLVARIGADLSIRSVDGAGTTVQLTLSVTGERTGG